The nucleotide sequence CATTCGTTGGCTGAAAATAAGCGCTTCTTTCATTGAGTATTGATGATTTGTCATTTTTGCACCTTCTTTTCCGAATTCTTTCACTCCTAATTGATAGCCAGTTATAGAGATTATTAATATTATTATGCCAATAAAGTAAAAAATAATAAAGATATAAATTAACTAAATTTTCGAAAAAAACGGAGAGCCTTTGTTGGCTCTCCATTTACTTTCTGGCGGGCAGCGTTTTTTGCAAGTCTTCTACAGTTTTTTGTACCTCAGCAATATCTTTCTGTAACTTTTCAATATTTGGTTCTGTACTTTCTTTCCAGATTCCTGCGCTCACCTTCAAACCGTTTGCTACTTCGCCAATATTGTCCTTGCTGACGTCTTTTAAATGCATCACAGCTTGTTTGACTTGCCCAATATCTGTTTTAATGACGCTGGCATTGCTTTTTAAGCTTGCCTGTGCTGTTTTTAACCTTTCTCTGGCTTGTTGGCCCGACATAGGAGTGTTGAGCAAAGTAGCAGCTGCTCCGGCGGCCGTGCCGGCAATCATGCCTATTAACAATGATTTTTTATTCACTTTTTTCACCTCTTGTTAGATTATAGTTCTCCTTGAATAGATAAAGTTTCTTTAATTTGATGGGGACAGGTACATTGCCAACTGGAAGGTGCATAGTATGTAAAAGGACCCCGCTT is from Bacillus sp. PK3_68 and encodes:
- a CDS encoding YtxH domain-containing protein is translated as MNKKSLLIGMIAGTAAGAAATLLNTPMSGQQARERLKTAQASLKSNASVIKTDIGQVKQAVMHLKDVSKDNIGEVANGLKVSAGIWKESTEPNIEKLQKDIAEVQKTVEDLQKTLPARK